A region of Micromonospora sp. WMMD882 DNA encodes the following proteins:
- a CDS encoding DUF3237 domain-containing protein, with protein MSAPAVPGLEAAFEVEARLGTLEDHGTTRTGHRRVVPVVGGRVTGLFEADILPGGADWQVVRPDGAIEIDTRYSARTTDGGHVYIRTFGVRSGRPEILEALLRGDPVDPCEYYFRLCVRLETSVPTLAVLEQCVFVASAVREADRVRYTAYRVT; from the coding sequence GTGAGCGCCCCGGCGGTTCCCGGTCTGGAGGCCGCGTTCGAGGTGGAGGCCCGGCTCGGCACGCTGGAGGACCACGGGACGACCCGGACGGGCCACCGCCGAGTGGTGCCTGTCGTCGGCGGCCGGGTCACCGGCCTCTTCGAGGCTGACATCCTTCCTGGCGGCGCCGACTGGCAGGTGGTCCGACCCGACGGCGCGATCGAGATCGACACGCGCTATTCGGCGCGCACCACCGACGGCGGTCACGTCTACATCCGGACGTTCGGGGTCCGCAGCGGCCGCCCGGAGATCCTCGAAGCGTTGCTGCGCGGCGACCCGGTCGACCCCTGCGAGTACTACTTCCGGCTGTGCGTACGACTGGAGACGTCGGTGCCCACGCTGGCCGTCCTGGAGCAGTGCGTCTTCGTGGCGTCGGCGGTACGCGAGGCCGATCGGGTGCGCTACACCGCCTACCGTGTCACGTAG
- a CDS encoding GlxA family transcriptional regulator has translation MTTDVPDAGIAGVRTRVVLVILFDGVQPIDVAGPVDVFTSAARFAGDPGAPPYVVRTASLGGGAVRAAGGLRLVPDGDLGGAEDPDLLVVPGGPGVGDVDDRLVAWLARRAPGVPRVVSVCTGAYLLAKAGLLDGRRATTHWEACGHLTEMFPRVRFDPDAIFVRDGTISTSAGATAGVDLAMALVEEDFGRAVALDIARLLVCYLRRPGNQAQLSVQLSTQIARTEPLREVQYWAAANLAADLSVPAMAERAGLSPRQFARAFGEQVGMPPGRYVDLIRLEAAQRMLTDTTDGVLGIAHRCGYGSAEAMRRAFIRELDISPTDYRRACAKELVVPGRPRSMAGLLAGTS, from the coding sequence GTGACGACTGACGTTCCTGACGCCGGGATCGCCGGGGTACGCACCCGGGTGGTGCTGGTCATCCTGTTCGACGGGGTGCAGCCGATCGACGTGGCCGGGCCGGTGGACGTGTTCACGTCGGCCGCCCGCTTCGCGGGTGATCCGGGCGCCCCGCCGTACGTCGTCCGGACCGCCTCCCTCGGCGGTGGGGCGGTCCGGGCCGCCGGCGGTCTGCGCCTCGTCCCGGACGGCGACCTGGGCGGCGCCGAGGATCCGGATCTGCTGGTGGTGCCGGGCGGGCCGGGCGTGGGAGACGTCGACGACCGGCTCGTCGCCTGGCTCGCCAGGCGTGCTCCGGGAGTGCCGCGGGTGGTTTCGGTGTGCACCGGGGCGTACCTGCTGGCGAAGGCCGGTCTGCTGGACGGTCGCCGGGCCACCACCCACTGGGAGGCCTGCGGTCACCTGACGGAGATGTTCCCTCGGGTGAGGTTCGACCCGGACGCCATTTTCGTCCGGGACGGGACGATCTCCACGTCGGCGGGGGCGACAGCCGGGGTCGACCTGGCGATGGCGCTGGTCGAGGAGGACTTCGGCCGTGCGGTGGCGCTGGACATCGCCCGGCTGCTGGTGTGCTACCTGCGCCGACCGGGCAATCAGGCCCAGCTCAGCGTCCAGCTCTCGACCCAGATCGCCCGGACCGAACCGCTGCGCGAGGTGCAGTACTGGGCCGCCGCGAACCTGGCGGCCGACCTGTCGGTTCCGGCGATGGCGGAGCGTGCCGGGCTGTCTCCGCGGCAGTTCGCCCGGGCGTTCGGGGAGCAGGTCGGGATGCCACCGGGCCGGTACGTGGACCTGATCAGGCTGGAGGCCGCGCAGCGCATGCTGACCGACACCACGGATGGCGTGCTCGGCATCGCTCACCGTTGCGGATACGGGTCGGCGGAGGCGATGCGTCGGGCATTCATCCGCGAACTGGACATCTCGCCGACCGACTATCGCCGCGCGTGCGCGAAGGAGCTGGTGGTCCCCGGCAGGCCTCGGTCGATGGCAGGTTTGTTGGCCGGTACGTCATAG